One window of Dyadobacter sandarakinus genomic DNA carries:
- a CDS encoding oxidoreductase → MDNQQVWFITGASKGFGLELTTQLLQQGHLVAATSRNIDELREAVATTAAGFLPLAVDLGSEKSVSEAINATVARFGRIDVVVNNAGYGQLGGIEELTDAESRANFDVNVFGLLNVTRQVLPQLRRQQSGHILNISSIAGITGNFPGWGIYCATKFAVEGLSESLAAEVAPFGIKVTLIELGYFRTSFLKSGSLRLPETRLAEYRLIRESEAYHDELGAANAQPGDPVKGAAAVIRIAAEANPPLHLLLGQDATELAAAKISAMQQDMEQWKSLSLSTGFDA, encoded by the coding sequence ATGGACAATCAACAAGTATGGTTTATTACCGGAGCCTCTAAAGGTTTCGGACTCGAATTAACAACACAATTGCTGCAGCAAGGTCACCTGGTAGCGGCTACTTCCCGTAACATCGACGAGCTGCGTGAGGCAGTTGCTACTACCGCCGCAGGTTTTCTTCCGCTTGCCGTAGACCTTGGCTCCGAAAAGAGCGTCAGTGAGGCGATTAATGCCACCGTTGCACGGTTTGGCCGGATAGATGTGGTGGTCAACAATGCAGGCTACGGGCAACTCGGCGGTATCGAAGAGCTGACAGATGCAGAGTCACGCGCTAATTTTGATGTGAACGTATTCGGGCTGCTGAATGTAACCCGCCAGGTTTTGCCGCAGCTCCGCAGGCAGCAATCCGGTCATATCCTCAACATTTCTTCCATTGCAGGCATAACCGGCAACTTTCCGGGCTGGGGAATTTATTGTGCTACCAAGTTTGCCGTAGAAGGTCTCTCTGAGTCGCTGGCAGCTGAGGTGGCGCCATTTGGCATCAAAGTTACCCTGATAGAGCTGGGTTACTTTCGTACAAGCTTCCTTAAATCAGGTTCCCTGCGCCTCCCCGAAACCCGGCTGGCCGAGTACCGCCTTATCCGGGAGTCGGAGGCATACCACGATGAGCTGGGTGCGGCCAACGCCCAGCCGGGTGATCCCGTAAAAGGGGCCGCTGCGGTCATCCGGATTGCAGCCGAAGCCAATCCTCCGCTGCACCTGCTGCTCGGCCAGGATGCCACTGAGCTTGCCGCTGCCAAGATCAGCGCCATGCAGCAGGATATGGAGCAGTGGAAATCATTGTCCCTGTCTACCGGCTTCGACGCATAG
- a CDS encoding outer membrane beta-barrel protein, translating to MQEYLKQMRSGFVLGGDIHHYFSEPFGLGLKYNYNAYKYSTMDFDDRNKLNYIALSALNRVIARSGNEFLFGANMGYQSYLDKLQSSGTALKISGGTVGFGLEIGYAIRLAQSAKLFFNLALMSATISKINVESDGRKETIKLDKNEMEGLGRLELTVGMHFGH from the coding sequence ATGCAAGAGTATCTGAAACAAATGCGGTCGGGTTTCGTCCTGGGTGGGGATATTCACCATTACTTTTCAGAACCGTTCGGATTGGGACTGAAATACAATTACAATGCCTACAAATACAGCACTATGGATTTCGACGACCGCAACAAGTTGAATTATATAGCATTGTCCGCTCTCAACAGGGTGATCGCGCGCAGCGGAAATGAATTTCTGTTTGGCGCGAATATGGGATACCAGTCTTATCTTGATAAGCTGCAATCAAGTGGGACAGCACTGAAAATAAGCGGCGGAACAGTAGGCTTTGGCCTCGAAATAGGCTATGCAATCCGCCTTGCCCAATCTGCCAAGCTGTTTTTCAATCTTGCATTAATGTCTGCAACCATTTCCAAAATTAATGTTGAGTCTGACGGAAGGAAAGAAACCATCAAGCTGGATAAGAATGAAATGGAAGGTTTGGGCAGGCTGGAATTGACAGTTGGAATGCATTTTGGGCATTGA
- a CDS encoding histone deacetylase family protein: MIFSVFLCPKFNPGFAAYAECMFPIAYHPIYKYPVPAEHRFPMDKYELLPLQLLREGVATEADFFAPGPVDMQAVYAVHDRDYADRFVAGMLTRQEIRRIGFEQTPVLAERELRITNGTVQGALLALETGIAFNIAGGTHHASRAQGEGFCIINDQATAAQLLVDQGKVKQVLIIDLDVHQGNGTAQIFRDEPRVFTFSAHGKNNYPFRKEQSDLDLPLDDRTGDDTYLRLLHDTIPGLISSVKPDFIFYQAGVDILSTDKLGRMSCTIEGCRQRDLLVLSTAKKHGIPVQCSMGGGYSSQLRIILEAHMNTYRIARDLM, encoded by the coding sequence ATGATTTTTTCCGTATTCCTGTGCCCGAAGTTCAATCCCGGCTTTGCGGCTTACGCTGAATGCATGTTTCCTATTGCTTACCATCCTATTTATAAGTACCCGGTGCCCGCGGAGCATCGTTTTCCCATGGACAAGTACGAGCTGCTTCCTTTGCAGCTACTGCGCGAGGGCGTCGCCACGGAGGCGGATTTTTTTGCGCCCGGGCCGGTGGATATGCAGGCCGTATATGCGGTGCACGATCGCGACTATGCCGATAGGTTTGTGGCCGGTATGCTGACGCGCCAGGAAATACGCCGCATTGGTTTTGAACAAACACCCGTGCTGGCAGAGCGGGAGCTGCGTATCACCAACGGTACCGTACAGGGCGCATTGCTGGCACTGGAAACAGGCATTGCATTTAACATTGCCGGTGGCACCCATCATGCCTCCCGGGCTCAGGGTGAGGGATTCTGCATTATCAATGACCAGGCAACTGCCGCGCAGCTGCTGGTGGACCAGGGTAAAGTAAAGCAGGTACTGATCATTGACCTCGATGTGCATCAGGGAAACGGGACGGCGCAGATTTTCAGGGACGAACCCCGTGTGTTTACCTTTTCTGCGCATGGTAAAAATAATTACCCGTTCAGGAAGGAGCAGAGCGACCTGGATCTTCCCCTGGACGACCGTACCGGTGATGATACCTACCTGCGCCTGCTGCATGATACTATACCCGGACTGATCAGTAGCGTGAAGCCGGACTTTATCTTTTATCAGGCAGGAGTGGACATTCTGAGCACCGACAAGCTGGGACGCATGTCGTGCACGATTGAGGGATGCAGGCAACGTGACCTGCTGGTACTCAGTACTGCCAAAAAACACGGTATCCCGGTACAATGCAGTATGGGCGGCGGCTATTCCTCACAGCTACGCATTATTCTGGAAGCACATATGAATACTTACCGCATTGCCCGTGATCTGATGTAG
- a CDS encoding maleylpyruvate isomerase N-terminal domain-containing protein, with protein sequence MILQPCPPISTIPLFPELHDHLIYLLEGLDADQWHAPTVLKGWNVKDIASHIADGHFRRIALYRDHYAAPDIPRIDSYQSLVSYLNELNRDWVTATRRVSPATLLDWIRQAGPEVCRLFQALPPDADAVFPVAWAGQDVSPNWFHIAREYTELWHHQQQIRLAVGEPETLMSVRLYQPLIDTFMRALPHTYRLVEAAEGTLVVFRVTGLPGAWYLHYHAGRWQLAAGSEQLLPAAEVELDGPAAWRIFTKGIPALEAASLVTIRGNAALGEPVLSMCSVMA encoded by the coding sequence ATGATTCTGCAACCCTGTCCGCCGATCAGCACCATCCCGCTTTTTCCCGAGCTGCACGATCACCTTATCTATCTCCTGGAAGGACTCGACGCCGACCAGTGGCATGCACCGACCGTGCTGAAAGGCTGGAATGTCAAGGATATTGCCTCACACATTGCCGACGGACATTTTCGCCGCATTGCTTTGTACAGAGACCATTATGCAGCACCGGACATACCCCGCATTGATTCCTATCAGTCGCTGGTGAGCTACCTCAATGAGCTCAATCGCGATTGGGTAACTGCCACGCGCAGAGTAAGTCCCGCTACCCTGCTGGACTGGATCAGGCAGGCTGGTCCGGAAGTCTGCAGGCTTTTCCAGGCACTGCCGCCGGATGCGGATGCTGTCTTCCCGGTAGCCTGGGCAGGCCAGGACGTGTCGCCCAACTGGTTCCACATTGCGCGGGAGTACACCGAGCTCTGGCATCACCAGCAGCAGATACGCCTGGCGGTTGGTGAGCCGGAAACATTGATGAGCGTACGTCTTTACCAGCCTTTGATAGACACATTTATGCGCGCACTGCCGCATACGTACAGGTTGGTGGAGGCTGCGGAAGGTACGCTGGTGGTGTTCAGGGTTACGGGGTTGCCGGGTGCCTGGTACCTGCACTACCATGCCGGCCGCTGGCAGCTGGCCGCAGGCAGTGAGCAGCTGCTGCCCGCGGCGGAAGTGGAGCTGGACGGTCCGGCTGCCTGGCGCATCTTCACAAAAGGCATCCCTGCCTTGGAAGCGGCTTCCCTCGTCACCATCCGCGGCAATGCAGCATTGGGCGAGCCGGTGCTCAGTATGTGCTCGGTGATGGCATGA
- a CDS encoding efflux RND transporter permease subunit — MSVTEVAVKRPLLILTVFIVLILFGALSYKELSYNLLPKFEANVISVATTYPGASADEVETNVTKRIEDALSSLEGLDRMTSTSQESASIIVIQLKNGVNTTLAQQDAQRKVEQILNDLPDEADRPIINKFSTDEIPVLRMGVTADLAPTALYDLIDDNIKPQLSNVSGVGQVNVIGGSEREIQVNVDQDKLRAYGVSITQVSQAIAAANTSYPAGSVETRDEQYSIRFDAKVETTGRLRDLIVARKSNGSEVQLKDVAEVVDATTKPTAINHINAQPSIGLQIQKQSDANAVSVSELTRGRIAELEKQYSNIKLKFNIANDQSVYTLASADAVVFDMGLAIVIVSVVMLLFLHSFRSAMFVLVALPSSMIPTFALMYLMGFSLNLMTLMALSLVVGILVDDSIVVLENINRHLEMGKNKFTAALEGRSEIGFTALAITLVDVVVFVPLAMTGGLIGNILREFALVVVFSTLMSLLVSFTLTPLLASRFGKIELLKKDTLWGRLNLAFENMITRITNWYGRVLESALSRKRWVFIAVILLLVGSIALVPAGFIGAAFMPQADQGEMAINIELAPTASIYQTNAVAQRAEAIIMKHPEVVNVFSNVGYSSNGLATASNANIADINVKLIDKKQRTKSTDDFGQMLKKEVQQIPGVKVTVSPVGLVGNSQAPIQIAVKGTDLKDIRAAAEMVLNVTKSVPGTQDVKYSVKDPKPEVSVSLDREKMAQLGINAADVGIALQNAFRGNDQSKFKQNGNEYDILISLDRFDRTSSNDISRLTFVNNQGRTFELSQFATVQEQIGESVLERVDRLSSVTVNAQVVGRPVGTVGADIQAKVAQQKLPTGVSIEYLGQLQQQSDAFGSLGLALLIAIVLVYFIMVALYESIIYPFVVLFSIPVALVGAFLALALTMESLTVFSIVGMIMLLGLVAKNAILIVDFTNQLKAESKDVVHALIEAGKERLRPILMTTLAMILGMLPIALASGAGAETKNGMAWVIIGGLSSSMILTLLVVPSTYLVVDRLKARFTRKRVTPKKPQETEVGQAIS, encoded by the coding sequence ATGTCAGTAACCGAAGTTGCCGTCAAACGGCCGTTGTTGATCCTTACGGTCTTCATTGTACTGATTCTCTTTGGTGCATTGAGTTATAAGGAACTGTCTTACAACCTGCTTCCCAAGTTCGAAGCAAACGTGATCAGCGTGGCGACCACCTACCCCGGAGCTTCCGCGGACGAGGTGGAAACCAACGTGACCAAACGCATTGAAGACGCGCTTTCATCCCTGGAAGGTCTGGACAGAATGACCTCCACCTCGCAGGAAAGTGCCTCCATTATTGTTATTCAGCTGAAAAACGGGGTGAATACCACCCTTGCCCAGCAGGACGCGCAGCGCAAAGTAGAGCAGATCCTCAATGACCTGCCCGATGAAGCCGACCGTCCGATTATCAATAAATTTTCGACCGACGAAATACCCGTGCTGCGGATGGGGGTAACTGCCGACCTGGCACCCACTGCACTTTACGACCTGATCGATGATAACATCAAACCACAGCTTTCGAACGTTTCGGGCGTGGGACAGGTGAATGTGATCGGGGGCAGCGAGCGCGAAATTCAGGTGAATGTAGACCAGGACAAGCTGCGCGCTTATGGCGTGTCGATTACCCAGGTATCACAGGCGATTGCCGCTGCCAACACCAGTTATCCTGCCGGGTCGGTAGAGACACGCGACGAGCAGTATTCCATCCGTTTTGATGCAAAAGTGGAAACTACAGGCCGCCTCCGCGACCTGATCGTGGCACGGAAGTCAAACGGCAGTGAAGTACAGCTGAAAGATGTGGCCGAAGTAGTGGATGCCACGACCAAGCCGACTGCGATCAACCACATCAATGCACAGCCTTCGATTGGTTTGCAGATCCAGAAACAGTCCGATGCCAATGCGGTATCCGTGAGTGAGCTGACACGCGGCAGGATTGCGGAGCTCGAAAAACAATACAGCAATATCAAGCTGAAATTCAACATTGCCAATGACCAGTCGGTGTACACGCTGGCCTCGGCTGATGCCGTAGTGTTTGATATGGGACTGGCGATTGTGATCGTATCGGTGGTGATGCTGCTGTTTTTGCACAGCTTCCGCTCGGCCATGTTCGTACTGGTGGCCTTGCCTTCTTCCATGATCCCGACATTTGCATTGATGTACCTGATGGGCTTTTCGCTCAACCTGATGACTTTGATGGCGCTCTCGCTTGTGGTAGGTATCCTGGTAGATGACTCGATTGTGGTGTTGGAAAACATCAACCGCCACCTTGAAATGGGTAAGAACAAATTTACCGCTGCACTGGAAGGCCGGAGTGAAATCGGGTTTACGGCATTGGCAATTACCCTTGTGGACGTCGTGGTGTTTGTGCCGCTGGCAATGACAGGCGGACTGATCGGTAACATCCTGCGCGAGTTTGCACTGGTGGTGGTATTCTCAACCCTGATGAGTTTGCTGGTTTCCTTTACACTTACCCCGCTGCTGGCTTCGCGTTTTGGGAAAATAGAATTATTGAAGAAAGATACCTTGTGGGGCCGGCTGAACCTGGCTTTTGAAAATATGATCACGCGCATTACCAATTGGTACGGGCGCGTACTCGAATCGGCGCTGAGCCGTAAAAGGTGGGTATTTATTGCGGTGATCCTCCTGCTGGTTGGTTCTATCGCACTGGTACCGGCCGGCTTTATCGGTGCTGCATTTATGCCGCAGGCAGATCAGGGCGAAATGGCGATTAATATTGAGCTCGCTCCTACCGCGTCCATTTACCAGACCAATGCAGTTGCGCAGCGTGCCGAGGCGATTATTATGAAGCACCCGGAAGTGGTGAATGTGTTCAGCAACGTGGGATACAGCAGCAACGGTCTGGCTACGGCTTCCAATGCAAATATTGCAGACATTAACGTGAAGCTGATCGACAAAAAACAGCGTACCAAGTCTACCGATGATTTCGGGCAGATGCTGAAAAAGGAAGTGCAGCAGATACCGGGTGTGAAGGTAACCGTAAGTCCGGTGGGACTTGTTGGTAACTCTCAGGCGCCGATACAGATTGCAGTGAAAGGAACCGACCTGAAAGATATCCGGGCGGCAGCAGAAATGGTGTTGAATGTGACGAAGTCAGTACCTGGTACGCAGGATGTGAAGTATTCGGTAAAAGATCCGAAGCCGGAAGTTTCCGTGAGCCTTGACCGTGAGAAAATGGCCCAGCTGGGCATCAATGCAGCGGACGTAGGTATTGCCCTGCAGAATGCATTCCGCGGGAACGATCAGTCGAAATTCAAACAGAATGGGAATGAATACGACATTTTGATCAGCCTCGACCGGTTTGACCGTACCAGCTCCAATGATATCAGCCGCCTTACTTTTGTGAACAACCAGGGCAGGACTTTTGAGCTGTCCCAGTTTGCGACCGTGCAGGAGCAGATCGGTGAAAGTGTGCTCGAACGTGTGGACCGGCTTTCGTCTGTGACCGTCAATGCGCAGGTAGTAGGCCGTCCGGTGGGTACAGTGGGTGCGGATATCCAGGCCAAAGTTGCGCAGCAAAAGCTGCCGACCGGCGTGAGCATCGAGTACCTGGGTCAGTTGCAGCAGCAATCCGATGCATTCGGCTCGCTGGGACTGGCATTGCTGATCGCGATCGTACTGGTGTACTTTATTATGGTGGCACTTTACGAAAGTATTATTTACCCGTTTGTGGTATTGTTCTCGATCCCGGTAGCATTGGTGGGTGCCTTCCTAGCCCTTGCGCTGACGATGGAAAGTTTGACCGTATTCTCGATTGTGGGGATGATTATGCTGCTGGGTCTGGTGGCCAAAAATGCAATCCTGATCGTGGACTTTACCAACCAGCTGAAAGCCGAAAGCAAGGATGTGGTACATGCGCTGATTGAAGCGGGTAAAGAACGTCTCCGCCCTATTTTGATGACGACCCTGGCGATGATCCTGGGGATGTTGCCGATTGCACTGGCGAGCGGCGCGGGTGCTGAAACCAAAAATGGGATGGCTTGGGTGATTATTGGTGGGCTGAGCTCGTCGATGATCCTGACCTTACTCGTGGTACCTTCAACATATCTGGTTGTGGACCGGCTGAAAGCGCGTTTTACGAGAAAGCGTGTTACTCCGAAAAAGCCGCAGGAGACCGAAGTAGGTCAGGCGATCAGCTAG
- a CDS encoding XRE family transcriptional regulator — protein MNISGAKMSKVISGHQFLSAEAIGLLIKEFNIHPNWLFGFEGNDDEIIYMSSPNADSELAKRDKEIQDLKLELGEVYKQLAEERRKK, from the coding sequence ATGAATATTTCGGGAGCAAAAATGAGTAAGGTGATTTCTGGCCATCAGTTTTTGTCTGCGGAAGCGATTGGATTATTGATTAAAGAATTCAACATTCATCCTAACTGGCTTTTTGGCTTTGAAGGAAATGATGACGAGATCATTTATATGTCCAGTCCTAATGCTGACAGCGAACTCGCGAAACGTGATAAGGAGATCCAGGACCTGAAACTCGAACTGGGCGAAGTTTACAAACAACTCGCAGAAGAACGCCGCAAAAAGTAA
- a CDS encoding baeRF7 domain-containing protein, producing the protein MGKDQSGGFHPPKGQPSGANKQEGLGISTTPPEQLEDYLQRTDEYVVDDETLDPSLPVRNPNRHMAQPDGGRANLREKDKTIELAIDSDVDTVPEELPGILSKEMFTELADYESDCCISIYLPTHQSGVAVNEKQDAILFKNTLKDLSATLTEKGIDPARVKQLLTPGFELLQQDTFWANMGQGLGIFIAENYFRYVKMPVTPQQHVSSATRFFVAPLVPTLASKEYFFLLVISKHRCQLFKADAFSMKPVDVEGLPEDMMSVKRISEKDASTVRIGVSSGGSANFHGMAGGNPDEKDNIAVYFEAVDDILFKEVLNKENAPLLLAGVEYLIPIYRSACDYHNVCKEALTGSHEHDELHALYAQAREIMAPYFRKPQETAATMFANQSATPLTNSMPEGVIPAAYYGRISHLFAAKGEQVWGTFNETTSELKLHAQQQDDSEDLLNRAVVKTLANGGEAFLVEPDEMPSEGPLAAVLRY; encoded by the coding sequence ATGGGAAAGGATCAATCAGGAGGGTTTCACCCTCCCAAGGGACAGCCCTCAGGCGCCAACAAGCAGGAAGGACTTGGAATTTCAACCACACCACCGGAGCAGCTGGAAGATTACCTGCAGCGCACCGACGAATATGTGGTCGATGATGAAACACTCGACCCTTCCCTGCCGGTACGCAACCCCAACCGCCACATGGCTCAGCCCGATGGCGGCAGGGCTAACCTGCGCGAAAAAGATAAAACCATTGAGCTTGCCATTGACAGTGACGTAGATACGGTTCCCGAAGAACTGCCCGGCATACTGAGTAAGGAAATGTTCACCGAGCTGGCCGACTATGAGTCGGATTGCTGCATCAGCATTTACCTGCCTACACACCAGTCCGGCGTAGCCGTCAATGAAAAGCAGGATGCGATCCTGTTCAAAAACACCTTAAAGGATCTGTCCGCAACGCTCACAGAAAAAGGAATCGACCCCGCACGTGTGAAGCAGCTGCTCACGCCCGGGTTTGAGCTCTTGCAGCAGGATACCTTTTGGGCTAACATGGGCCAGGGACTGGGCATTTTCATTGCAGAAAATTATTTCAGGTACGTCAAAATGCCTGTAACACCCCAGCAGCATGTATCATCCGCGACGCGCTTTTTTGTAGCGCCCCTGGTACCTACCCTGGCATCCAAAGAATACTTCTTTCTGCTGGTGATCAGCAAGCACCGCTGCCAGCTTTTCAAAGCCGACGCATTCAGCATGAAACCGGTAGATGTGGAAGGGCTTCCGGAAGATATGATGTCTGTAAAAAGGATCAGTGAAAAAGATGCGAGTACCGTCCGCATTGGAGTGAGCTCGGGAGGCAGCGCAAACTTCCACGGTATGGCAGGCGGCAACCCCGACGAGAAGGACAATATCGCCGTGTACTTTGAGGCGGTGGACGATATTCTTTTCAAGGAAGTGCTTAACAAGGAAAATGCACCGCTGCTGCTTGCCGGCGTCGAGTACCTGATCCCGATTTATCGGTCGGCCTGCGATTACCATAATGTATGTAAAGAGGCGCTTACCGGCAGTCACGAGCACGATGAGCTGCATGCATTGTATGCCCAGGCCAGGGAAATTATGGCCCCATACTTCCGCAAGCCACAGGAAACAGCGGCCACAATGTTTGCCAACCAGTCGGCTACACCGCTCACGAACTCTATGCCCGAGGGCGTGATCCCGGCTGCCTATTACGGCCGGATCTCCCACCTGTTTGCAGCCAAAGGAGAGCAGGTTTGGGGTACTTTCAATGAGACTACCTCTGAACTGAAGCTGCATGCACAGCAACAGGACGACTCCGAAGACCTGCTCAACAGGGCTGTGGTAAAAACCCTGGCGAACGGAGGAGAGGCTTTCCTGGTAGAGCCGGACGAAATGCCAAGTGAAGGCCCGCTTGCGGCCGTGCTGCGCTACTAG